In Gemmatimonadetes bacterium SCN 70-22, the following are encoded in one genomic region:
- a CDS encoding peptidase M28, whose amino-acid sequence MNRLPIRLASLALVVVAASASAQSFPTDDPVIRRIWDEGMTSKSRVADLAQALMDSIGPRLSGSPAFLGATDWVMARYAGWGVPARKEQYGTWRGWRRRYTHVDLIAPRERTLEGTMLAWSPGTTRPVEGDVIVIPELADSAAVSRWLPSVKGKFVLVSAPEPTCRPDENWERLARPASVEAMKAARDSSKRYWNQRTQRLGRTPHALLEGAGAAGILTSLWSAGWGVNKVFSATTRTTPVLDLSCEDYGLVHRLASRNQGPRLRLDARSEALPDAPMFNVVAELKGTEKPDEYVLLGAHLDSWDGASGATDNGTGTVMMMEAMRLLKAAYPNPKRTILVGHWGAEEQGLIGSRAFAEDHPEVVNGLQAAFNQDNGTWRVEYIRMMGLTGAAQHFGRWFSAIPAEIESLVDLDIPGVPETGGSDHMSFLCAGAPSFRLQSNYPDYRQYTWHTNRDTYDKLILDDLRNNATLAAMLAYQASEDPGRVARDKRVMKAPDGTDVPWPRCPTARRTPPQR is encoded by the coding sequence GTGAACCGACTTCCGATTCGCCTGGCCTCGCTGGCGCTGGTCGTCGTTGCCGCCAGTGCCAGCGCGCAGTCCTTCCCGACCGACGACCCTGTCATCCGCCGCATCTGGGATGAGGGGATGACGTCGAAGTCCCGTGTGGCCGACCTGGCGCAGGCGCTGATGGATTCCATCGGGCCGCGCCTCTCGGGGTCACCGGCATTCCTGGGGGCGACGGACTGGGTCATGGCTCGCTATGCGGGATGGGGAGTCCCGGCCCGCAAGGAGCAGTACGGCACGTGGCGCGGGTGGCGACGTCGCTACACCCACGTCGACCTCATCGCCCCGCGCGAGCGCACGCTCGAGGGGACGATGCTCGCCTGGAGCCCCGGGACGACCAGGCCGGTCGAGGGCGACGTCATCGTCATCCCCGAGCTCGCCGATAGCGCGGCGGTGAGTCGCTGGCTCCCGAGCGTGAAGGGGAAGTTCGTCCTGGTCTCGGCGCCGGAACCGACGTGCCGCCCCGACGAGAACTGGGAGCGCCTGGCGCGACCGGCGTCGGTGGAGGCGATGAAGGCGGCGCGCGACTCGTCCAAGCGTTACTGGAACCAGCGGACCCAGCGCCTTGGCCGGACCCCCCACGCACTGCTCGAAGGCGCCGGCGCCGCGGGGATCCTCACGTCGCTCTGGTCGGCCGGCTGGGGGGTGAACAAGGTCTTCAGCGCCACGACGCGCACCACGCCCGTGCTCGACCTGAGCTGCGAGGACTACGGGCTGGTGCATCGTCTCGCCAGTCGCAATCAGGGGCCCCGCCTGCGGCTCGATGCCCGCTCCGAGGCACTTCCCGATGCGCCGATGTTCAACGTCGTCGCCGAGCTCAAGGGAACGGAGAAGCCCGACGAATATGTGCTCCTTGGCGCGCACCTCGACTCGTGGGACGGAGCGTCTGGGGCGACGGACAACGGCACCGGCACGGTGATGATGATGGAGGCGATGCGCCTGCTCAAGGCCGCCTATCCGAATCCCAAGCGCACCATCCTGGTGGGGCACTGGGGGGCGGAGGAGCAGGGACTCATCGGCTCGCGCGCCTTCGCCGAGGACCATCCCGAAGTGGTGAACGGGCTGCAGGCCGCCTTCAACCAGGACAACGGGACGTGGCGCGTGGAGTACATCCGCATGATGGGGCTCACCGGGGCGGCGCAGCACTTCGGACGCTGGTTCAGCGCCATCCCGGCCGAGATCGAGTCGCTCGTCGACCTCGACATCCCCGGCGTCCCCGAGACCGGGGGGAGCGACCACATGTCGTTCCTGTGCGCGGGGGCACCGTCGTTCCGCCTGCAGTCGAACTATCCTGACTACCGGCAGTACACGTGGCACACCAATCGCGACACGTACGACAAGCTGATCCTGGACGACCTCAGGAACAATGCGACGCTGGCGGCGATGCTGGCGTACCAGGCGTCGGAGGACCCGGGGCGGGTGGCGCGCGACAAGCGCGTCATGAAGGCGCCAGACGGGACCGACGTGCCGTGGCCACGCTGCCCCACGGCGCGGCGCACGCCACCACAGCGTTAG
- a CDS encoding phosphoglycerate dehydrogenase, whose protein sequence is MPKVLIADELSPAAVEIFARRGIEADVKVDLSREQLLRVIGMYEGLAVRSATKADREVIAAASRLRVIGRAGIGVDNIDIPAATARGIVVMNTPFGNSITTAEHAIALLFAVARQLGEANASTQAGKWEKERFMGVELHGKTLGVIGCGNIGALVAERALGLKMKVIAFDPFLSPERALALGVEKAELDELLSRADAITLHTPLTDLTRNIISADALARTRRGVIIINAARGGLVDEGALRAALDSGHVAGAGFDVFTREPARENVLFGARNFIATPHLGASTIEAQEKVALQVAAQMSDYLLAGAVTNALNMPSISAEEAPRLTPFVSLAERLGLFAGQLASADLEGIEVAFEGEVARLNTRPLTAAALAGIIRPLLPDVNIVSAPAVLKEKGTPLTESRHDVVSAYGSLIRIGVRSGGEWHRVAGTVQGGAPRIVEVKGMALEGAFLPVMLYVNNSDSPGFIGALGTILGQARINIATFHLGRLGPGEDAVAIVGVDQVVPEDVQEQLRRLPQVRVVRVLRF, encoded by the coding sequence ATGCCGAAAGTACTGATTGCCGACGAACTCAGTCCCGCCGCGGTCGAGATCTTCGCACGTCGTGGCATCGAAGCCGACGTCAAGGTCGACCTCTCGAGGGAACAGTTGCTGCGGGTCATCGGCATGTACGAGGGGCTGGCCGTGCGCTCCGCCACCAAGGCCGATCGCGAGGTGATCGCCGCCGCATCGCGGCTGCGTGTCATCGGGCGCGCCGGGATCGGCGTCGACAACATCGACATCCCCGCCGCCACCGCGCGCGGGATCGTGGTGATGAACACCCCGTTCGGCAACAGCATCACCACGGCCGAGCACGCGATCGCCCTCCTCTTCGCCGTCGCGCGCCAGCTCGGCGAGGCGAACGCTTCCACCCAGGCGGGGAAGTGGGAGAAGGAGCGCTTCATGGGGGTCGAGCTCCACGGCAAGACGCTCGGTGTGATCGGGTGCGGCAACATCGGCGCCCTCGTCGCCGAGCGCGCGCTGGGACTCAAGATGAAGGTCATCGCCTTCGACCCCTTCCTCTCGCCCGAGCGCGCGCTGGCGCTCGGCGTGGAGAAGGCCGAGCTGGACGAGCTGCTGTCGCGCGCCGACGCCATCACGCTGCACACGCCGCTCACCGACCTGACGCGCAACATCATCTCCGCCGATGCGCTCGCGCGGACCAGGCGCGGGGTGATCATCATCAATGCGGCACGGGGCGGTTTGGTCGACGAGGGCGCGCTGCGCGCGGCGCTCGACAGCGGCCACGTGGCGGGGGCCGGCTTCGACGTCTTCACCAGGGAACCGGCGCGGGAGAACGTCCTGTTCGGGGCGCGCAACTTCATCGCCACCCCGCACCTCGGCGCCAGTACCATCGAGGCCCAGGAGAAGGTCGCGTTGCAGGTGGCGGCGCAGATGAGCGACTACCTCCTTGCCGGGGCGGTGACCAACGCCCTCAACATGCCCTCCATCAGCGCCGAGGAGGCGCCGCGCCTCACCCCCTTCGTCTCGCTCGCCGAGCGGCTGGGGCTCTTCGCGGGGCAGCTCGCCAGCGCCGACCTGGAGGGCATCGAGGTGGCGTTCGAGGGCGAGGTCGCCCGCCTCAATACGCGCCCGCTCACCGCCGCCGCCCTCGCGGGGATCATCCGCCCCCTCCTTCCCGACGTGAACATCGTCTCGGCCCCCGCCGTCCTGAAGGAGAAGGGGACCCCGCTCACCGAGTCCCGCCACGACGTCGTCTCGGCGTACGGCTCCCTCATTCGCATCGGGGTCCGGTCCGGCGGGGAGTGGCACCGGGTGGCGGGGACCGTCCAGGGAGGGGCGCCGCGCATCGTCGAGGTGAAGGGGATGGCGCTCGAGGGCGCCTTCCTCCCCGTCATGCTGTACGTGAACAACTCCGACTCACCGGGGTTCATCGGGGCGCTGGGGACGATCCTGGGCCAGGCGCGGATCAACATCGCGACCTTCCACCTCGGGCGGCTGGGGCCGGGCGAGGACGCCGTGGCGATCGTGGGGGTGGACCAGGTCGTCCCCGAGGACGTGCAGGAGCAGCTGCGCCGCCTCCCGCAGGTCCGTGTGGTGCGGGTGCTGCGTTTCTGA
- a CDS encoding RNA polymerase subunit sigma-70: MTSTASPFTADALEAHRTAITGHCYRMLGSVVDADDAVQETMFRAWKGLGRFDGRSSLRTWLYRIATNVCLDALADRPRRMRPMDEQGVGTVDDELVDRPRTHWLEPIPDARAIPADSDPAEEAVLRESIRLAFVAALQHLPPKQRAVLLLTQVLGWSAAEVAEALDTTPPAVNSALQRARATLAGRNVAPVPGRLTEEQRALVARYVEAFERYDVQALVQLLREDGTMCMPPFALWLQGRESVANWLAGRGCGCRGSRLVATAANGAPAFAQYRQGGKEPWSLIVLELDGDRIGHMNYFLDTQTLFPIFGLSMRLEE; the protein is encoded by the coding sequence ATGACGTCCACCGCCTCCCCCTTCACCGCCGACGCCCTCGAGGCGCATCGCACCGCCATCACGGGGCACTGCTACCGCATGCTCGGTTCGGTGGTCGATGCCGACGATGCGGTGCAGGAGACGATGTTTCGGGCGTGGAAGGGACTCGGGCGCTTCGACGGGCGGTCGTCGCTGCGCACCTGGCTGTATCGCATCGCGACCAACGTGTGCCTCGACGCGCTGGCCGATCGCCCGCGACGCATGCGTCCCATGGACGAGCAGGGCGTGGGCACGGTCGACGACGAGCTCGTCGACCGCCCGCGCACGCACTGGCTCGAGCCGATCCCCGACGCCAGGGCGATCCCCGCCGATAGCGACCCTGCGGAGGAGGCCGTACTGCGCGAGAGCATCCGCCTGGCCTTCGTCGCGGCGCTGCAGCACCTGCCGCCGAAGCAGCGCGCGGTCCTCCTCCTCACGCAGGTGCTGGGGTGGTCGGCGGCCGAAGTGGCGGAGGCGCTCGACACGACGCCTCCAGCAGTGAACAGCGCCCTGCAGCGCGCGCGGGCGACGCTCGCCGGGCGCAACGTGGCACCGGTCCCGGGCCGCCTCACCGAGGAGCAGCGGGCGCTGGTGGCTCGATACGTCGAGGCGTTCGAGCGCTACGACGTGCAGGCGCTGGTGCAGCTGCTGCGCGAGGACGGGACGATGTGCATGCCGCCGTTCGCGCTCTGGCTGCAAGGACGCGAGTCGGTCGCGAACTGGCTGGCGGGGCGAGGGTGCGGCTGTCGCGGGTCGCGCCTGGTCGCCACGGCGGCCAATGGCGCGCCGGCGTTCGCCCAGTACCGGCAAGGCGGAAAGGAGCCGTGGTCGCTCATCGTCCTCGAGCTGGACGGCGACCGCATCGGGCACATGAACTACTTCCTCGACACGCAGACGCTCTTCCCGATCTTCGGGTTGTCGATGCGGCTGGAGGAGTGA
- a CDS encoding phosphoserine aminotransferase (catalyzes the formation of 3-phosphonooxypyruvate and glutamate from O-phospho-L-serine and 2-oxoglutarate): MPASNRPAVRPADPRFSSGPTKKRPGWTLQALDGALLGRSHRSRSGKAKLKEAIDRTRAILEVPAGHRIAIVPASDTGAVEMALWSMLGQRPVDIFAWESFGEEWITDATEQLKLADCRIHLARPYGALPDFSRARRAADVIFTQNGTTAGVRIPGFDWIADDREGLTINDATSAAFAQRIDWEKCDVVTFSWQKVLGGEGAHGMLVLSPRAAARLTTYTPDRPLPKIFRMVKKGRLDEELFEGSTINTPSLLATEDYLDALRWAEAIGGLPALLARADANAQVLADWVARTPWADFLAEDPAARSNTSVCLKVTDPRVTTLAPAAQADFARSLSSLLEQEAVALDAASYRSAPPGLRIWCGATIERHDVEALVPWLDWAFEQSIARLR; the protein is encoded by the coding sequence ATGCCCGCCTCGAACCGTCCCGCCGTCCGCCCGGCCGACCCGCGCTTCTCGTCCGGCCCCACCAAGAAGCGCCCCGGTTGGACGCTGCAGGCCCTCGACGGCGCGCTCCTCGGGCGTTCCCACCGCTCCAGATCCGGGAAGGCCAAGCTCAAGGAGGCGATCGATCGGACGCGAGCCATCCTCGAAGTCCCGGCCGGTCATCGCATCGCCATCGTCCCGGCCAGCGATACCGGCGCCGTCGAGATGGCGTTGTGGTCGATGCTGGGTCAGCGCCCCGTCGACATCTTCGCCTGGGAATCCTTCGGCGAGGAATGGATCACCGACGCCACCGAGCAGCTCAAGCTCGCCGACTGCCGCATCCATCTCGCACGTCCCTACGGCGCGCTCCCCGACTTCTCGCGGGCTCGGCGCGCAGCAGACGTCATCTTCACGCAGAACGGGACGACGGCCGGGGTGCGAATCCCGGGATTCGACTGGATCGCCGACGACCGCGAGGGGCTGACCATCAACGACGCCACGAGCGCCGCCTTCGCCCAGCGCATCGACTGGGAGAAATGCGACGTGGTGACCTTCTCCTGGCAGAAGGTGCTGGGCGGTGAGGGGGCGCACGGGATGCTCGTCCTTTCCCCGCGCGCTGCGGCGCGGCTGACCACGTACACCCCCGATCGTCCGCTGCCGAAGATCTTCCGGATGGTGAAGAAGGGAAGGCTCGACGAGGAGCTCTTCGAGGGGTCGACGATCAACACGCCGTCGCTCCTGGCCACCGAGGATTACCTCGACGCGCTGCGGTGGGCCGAGGCCATCGGCGGCCTCCCCGCGCTCCTCGCGCGCGCCGACGCCAACGCGCAGGTGCTGGCGGACTGGGTCGCCCGCACCCCCTGGGCCGACTTCCTCGCCGAGGATCCCGCCGCCAGGAGCAACACGAGTGTCTGCCTCAAGGTCACCGATCCGCGGGTGACGACCCTTGCCCCCGCCGCGCAGGCGGACTTCGCCAGGTCGCTCTCCTCGCTCCTGGAGCAGGAGGCGGTGGCGCTCGATGCCGCCTCATATCGCTCGGCGCCTCCGGGGCTTCGCATCTGGTGTGGCGCCACTATCGAGCGCCACGACGTCGAGGCGCTGGTGCCATGGCTCGACTGGGCATTCGAGCAGTCCATCGCCAGGCTGCGGTAG